In Anthonomus grandis grandis chromosome 5, icAntGran1.3, whole genome shotgun sequence, the following are encoded in one genomic region:
- the LOC126736334 gene encoding protein UXT homolog yields MDLHKKLKQYEHFIDQKLKPDLKDIESTLAKKSMECKEWIDLKTVVGIICEFKDTDRDMNVQLPLGNDVTTFAKICDYESTYVNVGLGCILEMDREEASKYADIRLRLLQKEINHLRKLAVNVKVHIKMVLLAISELQATLVNNIK; encoded by the coding sequence atggACCTCCATAAAAAGTTGAAGCAATATGAACATTTCATAGATCAAAAGCTAAAACCAGACTTAAAAGATATAGAATCCACCTTAGCTAAAAAATCTATGGAGTGCAAAGAGTGGATTGACTTAAAAACGGTTGTTGGAATTATCTGTGAGTTTAAAGACACAGATAGAGACATGAATGTCCAACTACCTCTAGGGAATGATGTAACAACTTTTGCAAAAATATGTGACTATGAAAGTACTTATGTTAATGTTGGCTTAGGTTGTATTTTAGAGATGGATCGTGAAGAAGCCAGTAAATATGCGGACATTAGATTAAGActtttacaaaaagaaataaaccaCCTCAGAAAATTAGCTGTTAATGTTAAAGTTCATATTAAAATGGTGTTACTTGCAATTAGTGAATTACAAGCTACtttagttaataatataaagtgA
- the LOC126736324 gene encoding 26S proteasome non-ATPase regulatory subunit 5, with amino-acid sequence MASREWFSDKISDLTQENQRISLLSEFRDQFQSLPLDEAQTVANNVQLPLVFDCLNDSNKEQVDLACEVLSLLLGNLQLGKSTDQYEPALERALTHPNPSVKLMILNEIERSLISEETLCQICEKTSLLRGIMMCIGDEDLAVANKASSLIINIGITVPGSKKLISNELLIPLQDLISLNEVIKLRVYEVIINISKKAPFCLENFTKVGLVPKILAELDNDDILLKMNIIEILCHLAEKEHGFFYLDQNGVLDKIFALTNDDDITSQLCKPGVIKFFGRVGIKKPRELVAKYPALLDYLYSNIESSDLTIVGVSLDAIGHIGSTPFGKIALSSTGAKIDGTIKTVFKLLSSLPTETRIRALNCLQNLFHSERCDTVQLSERWYGLLGPDATDVIVRYAKNPFSELKLAGLGILKSLSEQHWGQEVIKNTPGLIEFLLDRNVETDKDCKEAKFDIVRNLSRSHEVFDIHTLEKFQQYVKEGPFYVQAVTEVAIEGN; translated from the exons ATGGCTTCTAGAGAGTGGTTTTCGGATAAAATATCAGATTTAACCCAGGAAAATCAGAGAATATCTCTTTTAAGTGAGTTTAGAGACCAGTTTCAATCATTGCCACTTGACGAAGCACAAACTGTAGCTAATAATGTTCAGTTACCTTTAGTTTTTGATTGCCTAAATGATAGCAACAA AGAGCAGGTAGATTTAGCTTGTGAGGTCCTTTCTCTACTGTTGGGTAACCTACAACTAGGCAAAAGTACTGACCAATATGAGCCAGCATTAGAAAGAGCCCTCACTCACCCTAATCCTTCAGTAAAACTTATGATTCTGAATGAAATTGAGAGATCTTTAATCAGTGAAGAGACCTTATGTCAGATTTGTGAAAAAACAAGTTTGCTAAGAGGTATTATGATGTGTATAGGGGATGAAGACTTAGCAGTGGCTAACAAAGCATctagtttaattattaatattggaATCACAGTTCCTGGCTCTAAGAAGCTGATTAGTAATGAGTTATTGATACCATTGCAGGATCTTATAAGTTTAAATgaagtaataaaattaagagtCTATGAA gtaataataaacatttcaaAGAAAGCACCGTTTTGTCTTGAAAATTTCACAAAGGTAGGACTAGTACCTAAAATCCTGGCTGAACTAGATAATGATGATATCTTACTAAAAATGAACATCATTGAAATATTGTGCCATCTTGCTGAGAAAGAACATGGGTTTTTTTACTTGGACCAAAATGGAGTTCTGGATAAGATATTTGCATTAACAAATGACGATGATATAACTAGTCAGTTATGTAAACCAG gtgttataaaattttttggtaGAGTGGGCATAAAAAAGCCTAGAGAATTGGTTGCCAAGTACCCAGCATTGCTTGACTATTTATATTCCAACATAGAAAGTAGTGATCTTACTATTGTTGGAGTATCACTAGATGCTATTGGTCACATTGGATCAACACCATTTGGCAAGATTGCTTTGAGCTCTACAG GAGCTAAGATTGATGGAACAATCAAAACAGTCTTTAAACTTCTGAGTTCCCTGCCAACTGAAACCCGAATAAGAGCACTGAATTGTTTACAAAATCTCTTTCATAGTGAGAGATGCGACACTGTTCAGTTATCAGAAAGATGGTATGGACTTTTGGGACCAGATGCCACAGATGTCATAGTAAGATATGCAAAAAATCCATTTTCTGAGTTAAAGTTGGCAGGTTTGGGAATCCTAAAATCTTTATCTGAACAACATTGGGGTCAAGAAGTTATTAAGAACACTCCGG GTTTGATAGAATTTCTGTTGGATAGAAATGTAGAAACTGATAAAGACTGTAAAGAAGCAAAGTTTGACATTGTTAGGAACTTATCTCGCTCACATGAAGTGTTTGATATTCACACACTGGAAAAGTTTCAGCAGTATGTTAAGGAAGGGCCATTTTATGTGCAAGCTGTTACAGAGGTTGCTATTGAAGgaaattaa